The DNA window AGCTTTATATCTTGACATTCTGCCATGTTTTTGGGAAAACTTCCCACTCTGTGTTCCGTCAGCCAGTTCGTCTCTATCGGTGCTCTCTTTGCGGCATTATTCTAATTTGAACGGAGGTCAACGAAGCAACGACTGCCTCTCGCCGCCACCTCGATTTATCTTCTTGCTCCGCGTAAATGTATTTTCGTACATGGTCTGTCCTCGGTGGACACGGTGAATCGTCACGAGACACGTGTGATCACACTCTTTGTTGCCGATAGCGCGTAAATAAGCTTGCGTGTCAAAATTGGAAGTATTTGTGCATTTCAACAGTAGCTTCAAGCAAGGTTGGACATttacgaataaaatataaataatctacaTACTTACGTGTGTACAatgttaactataatttatgtgTCATTTATGTAAACATTAATCTATGGATCATGAAAGATTcagatttgttaaaattaaatagtaaaaattatagtgtttttttttttatttttaatattatatattttttgtattttatattggtTCTAAAGTTAGATATGTTaacacttttataatataattacttttttatattatgttatccAAAATGTACTAATTTGTATTACTTGTATTGTCTGTAAcatgttacataaaatatatttgtgtaaatataaacaaaatgtaaattattcatgtacatgtaatcttaaaatttacaacaCAATCTTGGCTTCGAGCGTCTTCACTAttcaataaaaagtatattttataatcatgtTTTAGTATATTGTGggtttcatttttaataatgtaattattaccaAAATTACAAcagatattatacatataataagaaaCAGATAAATATACCAGCAAAATCggattttaaattacaaattgatattaatgtgTTTCTGTTTGAATTCTACCATTcttaatataatctttaattctaacatatttatttaaatacatagttATACAATTTAGATTTACCAGACACCACAGTCGcacgcttcgcgcgcgctacttaactttttattgtttttttttaaataaattacagcgataattgtatagataataatcatctatacaaatttgacagctgtcaaaattccaTTGCAATGACAGATACACTCTTACAACACGAactaagcgcagcgagagaaaaGAGGCGGCAATCACTTCGAGATTTGCGACTATCAATATAACATACACTTTTTAGAAAAGGACAAAAAAGATTACAAAGAAGgttttaactttgttttgaGATTTCTTAAAGAATctttaaatttcaacattttttagattttgtatatacGCTCCAATCACGGTTTGCTAATTCAGGAATGATTGATGGCATCGTCATAATGGCTAAGAAAGTGAAGTAATTCTTGGCaagataacaattttatctaGAATGTAAACGTGCTGTCTTATTTTTCATTCTCGTCTCACTTCATTACTCGTATAAATGATATAGTATGGCATAGGAAAAggaatgataaatatattttctccgTAATTTTCAACttatacagtaaaaaaatactcacAGATTACgtaaattaaagcaaatttttcaCTCAAGCAAATCTTCATAAAAGCTTaatgttctttttaattcttttgttatttgaaattaaattttcatatctcttttgtattaaatttataaatatataacgttATATTATCTAGTAAAATAACACTTTtgagaatatctttattatctttaaaattttaagtattaaaataattatatagcgttaaatagatataacttatttttacataaaaaattttgaatggtTTTCTCAAGAACAATGTAttcttattacaattttggaggggaaaattaaattgaaaggaaaaaataccagataaaaaataaaaatatcttcaaaaacaaaacaaaggctaaaaataaaactttgaaaacataaatgtaaactcAGATATGTATGCTATTCCGAATaagatactttaaaattaacatacatGGCAAATAAGAACAAGGTGCCAAATGAAATGTCATCATAAACTTTTCACAATTATGAGCTTACGGTTATTTGGCAAATAGCCCATCCgataatacataattacaatTGCCTAAACTCGCTTCCAACTATGTAAACGCAAGAGTTATAAATGTGCCTTTCATCTCGagaatacataattaatgCGAATACATCATCGCTTTTCAAAGATGTCTCAGTGCTGCATGATTTAACTCTTTGTCTCGAAACTTCATGCAAAACATTTCCCTTTTGTAAGCACAAGAATTATTATCCTCTATCCAGGGATCAAATCAATAGAATATTGATTTACATCATTGTTCTTGATCATCTCAATATTCTTGCGGgagttaaatgttcaaaaatgtttaatatttcatggataaagaattttaaattattaattgacacacattattttatgcaatataaatttttaaaactaataataaaataattattttattacatatattataatatttaatattttatatattacaatattaatattatgatattgtGTTAAGGAAAGTCAAATTTTGTGTCAAAGAAAAGTTGccaatattgaataaaaattatatatttctgattTTTGATTGGACTTAAACCTGGATTTCCGGGTACAGCTCACTATATCACGATCGTCACATTAAAAGTGTCATTATTTTGAGAAGAAGCACGCTCCAATCATTATAATGTGTATGTCTTTGTAATATTAACTTTGAAATGATCGAATGGCTAAAATAATCACGGCTAAAGAACGGAGTAAGAAttgatttcatatattttcctATTTGacttgtatttaataattaaaaatatttttattatgtcgaAATTAATAATCCGCTAACTGACcgatttataatatctttcacCAGTTTCCTGTAACAGTCTTTTtaaatcttgtaattattttcacttGATAAGGACCTATAAAATTCTAGATCGAAATGTCGTGTGCAATTATatcctataaaaaaatttaataagtttgtcgactaataaatattaaaagtaagaaaatatttatcaaatatttaacacataaaaataaaaattttatcgacacattaaaaaattaaaatttctagcaaaaagaattattaccTTCCGTTCTACTTATATACACGTCTCTTTACTTATACTTAGAACAACGTTTAcacaagaaaagaaaaggaagtcAATGGATATGATTAACATACCGTTACACCGGTTCTTAATCCAATTCTCGTACCagattttatagataattgACTGTTACTTCTATCTTGAAGAATCCGTTAAACTTGATCTCAGGTACTTgttactttaacttaattgGTACTGAAATTCttccaattatttataaactgaGCTTAAAGGATTGCTCAATAAATTATCatgagacacggtagtgtcttGCGCCAAGTGAAACCATAGCGCGAAACAAACCGTGTACATTtgcgcgacttgcgagcacctgAAATTATCAGATTTCAATAACGATCGAATCGATTGAAttctaactaggctcaatTGAAAGTTTGAGTttgatttgtataattaaacttttgtcATTTATTTTTGCTATGTGTCCTACGAGTGAAGATATTGCAATACAAAGTCAGAAATCTGAAATTTTCGTTTAAGAAACGTATACTAGCTCACGCTAGTTGGCGCTTGTCTAATCTGTTTTATGGTGATAATACGGTGGTAATATGGTGATAATACTGTGTGTTTGATGACGTTTCAAAATAGTGCTTATCATGAATTGTATCGTTAATGATCTGGTTAAGGGAATGCTAAAGCTGTTGtgttttatcgattattttgcttaattaattaaagtacagacatatgttaccgtctgtactttaattgtggaaaaggatttttaattctgtaaatacaattaaaagattagtgaattgaaaataagcaaaataatcgataaaacaTGGTAATGTTTCGATGAAGACAAAAACACAAGATTTTGTATCATCactaaaaagtaatttaataatacattatgtataaacgtttcaagtattttgtatgtattatgtattatgtatatatctttaataatcaGTTAGTTTAttgtttatgattttattgtacttaatattaataattttaatattggtttgtattaatataatacaggTGAAGGTGTGATTTTACCGACAAACACGACTCGCGTGTACTTcgcatttaaataatgatgttaacaattttctttaaagattaataatattatttaagttgttattttataaatatttatactagcAATAAGCGTTTTTATCTGGCAACAGGTACTTTGAATGTTATTGCTAGTActgtttattacaaattttttgaagcATTGGTTAGCTGCAGAATTGAAAAcctttacggaaaaaacactcaattttttattttacactcaaatttaaatttactcgCAAAATTGAGTATATACTTATTgagtgtatattaaaaattgagagTTAATTCTCAAACTGTCAATGTTtatactcaattttgagaGTACATACTTAATCTTTCAGCAttacgagatattaattttacaagattttaagtaaatattagtaattaaagataaaaatcttataaatcaagcttaaaaagtataaatggataagaaaattatattcttcattaatttcaagtagagttaattttcacaatttttaactctaaagtttattattacaaattataaaggtATACGATATTTATTGGAAATGGATGTTAAATGATGACACAATATCTATATCGATCGACTTCAAATTGACCGAAGTATTATCAAATGTTGCGGTGTTCGAAGTTGCTGTATTGCGATCGTTAGAGACAAGTGAAAATAGACAGTCTGGAAGAGATCCGCATGATATTAAACGCGATGAAGCAGGTACTCGTCATATAAGGCATGCTTTCGTAGACAGCCGTCAGTTTGAAAGTGCGAGCTGTCGCGCGTGGAACCGGTACAAATCCGCGCGCAAGATATCGACATGCGGTCGAGACTTTGTTTTGTGCTGATCACGTTGCTCGCTGTTTCCGGTGAGTTTCGCAATTTTAGAAGTGTCCTCGTGAGTGCAAGTCCTCTTTCAAATCGCGCGCCAACCTATTTATTAAACGTCAATCAAAGTTTCGAAAGCGTTGAATTTAGAAGTAATGTAATATAGAGATGTCCCATTTTTAACGCGTCATTTTATATAACCGTAACTGTACTTATActcctttttaaataaatattaataacatttttaaaaagaaataattttcattttacattgcacaatttttaaaccaaacacatatatactattatagacatttttttaatatttgaataaatcttAACAAGGTAAActcacatatttttataaaatgttaatatattaaacatcgTTTTAGAACTCATTCCAATGGTAGTTGCCTTAGGaacagtatttttttatatccatTCTTGCTTGAATaatcaaatgttattaaattttgtgatCCGGTaactctaaaataatttaaatttattaaatataaattaataatttgaacttatcaaatagataaaaactcaaattttttacattaattagtGCATAATGAAAGCTCTATTATTGTTGATGCATGTAATTCTAGTCACAAAAAAAGTGAGAAAGCAaggtaaaaacaaatttactttaaaatactgaaacttttactgaaataaaataggaaattttaaaaagtgtatttaaatttagaatttctgtgaaagaaaagaagaaaataactaatttcctttttgcatttaatgagatcagaaaataatatatttttgtacttataaaaaataagaaaaacagtGGAAATAACGGTAAGTTtgaacacaaaataatttttgacagcagtatttttatgtaattaaaaactattttttaaaacaagaataatattatgtacaatcgacaaatatagataaagtcaaaacattttattgcttccgaaaaaataagaatttttcatatatgtaaaattctaattaaattctttcattTGAGTAAGCTGTcatgtgttaaaaatttttttatctttcctatttattgaaaaataaatgttatataaaattatatcgaaGTAAATTAGATCCAAAATTTCGTCATAAACAATGATGCGTGTCAAAAGTTTCATTTCTGTTTTTGCATTCGAGTGAAAACGATGGCTCTAATCGCATGAGATTTCTCTTCGAACAAGTGTACATCGCACGCTACAGATATCTGTTTCTGAAGCCAGACGGAACGTGAAAGTACCGCGTGCCTAAAGATAATCTCGTAACCGTGGGACATTGAAATCGTTTCGATCTTTGATAATATTCTTCTTTAAAGAAAAGTCTTCATTCACTTCAATAAAAGAGtaaatctcttttttaataaactatataGATAGAATGACTGTTCTTTtagtttatagaaaattttctgcttttgatccaaaaattaaaaatgaatttcttttttaaatatttttattcctaatttaaatttttattttaaaataaataatgtacaaaaatcaattattacttaaataacttaaaacaaataagagaaagaaagagagaaaaggaatattaagctttaaatattgaaaaaaaccgccgaaaaatataaaagagtaCGTAACAGAATTGTCAGTTAGTAgaattgcaaataattaaaatggtaagctgttattacaaaaaaaattattattgaaaatagacTAATTTTATGACACGCAATTGATACTTCTTCAGTTGTATCATCAATTGTACGTGCGTGTGCATACGTTGCTGGCAAAGTACTTTGAGTGAAAGTTTTAACGCGCAGTTTATGATAATGTTTTGTGTTCCTATTTATAAACTCgtaaaaaagtattgatttttgaATATCTAAAAACGAAGAAAATGTAGGTCACACGACTCATACCTCTACGACGTGATATTTTCAGCTAACATTGCGGCGGAGAAAGGAAAATCCGGAGAAGTTCCTTGTATAGACGACAACAAGTTCTATCGTAATCCTAAGGCACCATCACATAGTATCTGGTCACCTGCAGAATGCGCTAAATATTTCCTCTGCTTAGGTAACTATAAACAAGcacaaaaaatctatttaaattatcaattaattacaaatttaattaaaattactaataatatGTCTACACTGAtctaaaagcaaaaataaaatacaaatatctcgcatgattaaatatagatatattttattaaacacataatatatacagtaaaatatattaagaatttcataatttaatttatgtatttatatttaacaagcataacatttaattcatatattaatatttaatagttaaatattttatttttttcttttatttacataaattttaatttaataaagattcttATAGAATCTTTGCGATTATAGTGCAATTATAGTGTAATAAtcataaaagaaagaattgtCTTGcacataaaaacattatacacacatacgcacgcattattttttattacgcttattttttaaatattttttagtttgtttattaaaaattataaatgtcttAGAATTCATagttattcttaatatttattatttctgttattatattacactaatatttttgtaatactaattttctataaaaaatatattaagagtttattataatttaaaattacatctgCTCTATCATTAAACCATATTACAGATGATGAAGTGTTCGAATTCAAATGCTCGGAAGGACTTCTTTTCGACGTCTCTAGGCAGATTTGTGATTTTAAAACAAACGTCGATAATTGCGACGTAACTTCAggtaaattttagataatccTCTCTGAAACATACGAATAAAAGACTAACAAGGCCCTCTGACTATAAACAAACGCCCGCAAACTTTATGCCGATTTCTACTCTTAAGAAAGCGATCAAGTGTTATACACGCAATACTTTCACCCGGAAAATCATATGGTGATGACAAGTTAGTCATTTCTTTGTTTGTGAACATTAAATCTTTCATTGGAAATTCTAATTTGGAACATACCGATCATTAATATCCTTAATAAAATGCCGGTGTGACAGAATTATCAAACATTAagcttagaaataaaaaaaatattaaaacattatcgatatatcatatataattctatatttatataaacatacgtTAGTAAGTTAAGTATTTcccgatatttattttatgtgcacattaaatatgtaaaagtttTCAATTCTATAAAGCCAATTCAGAGAAAGTCGAACCGATAATGTCACATCAGCATCTCTGTAAAGtgtttataatgtattaggtacatattacaaataatattattaaagatgtaaagttttaaatattttaactttattttaggTAAAATATACGTAGtacacatacataatttttttttttttcatttttgaatataaaattgaatctttcgtgaatatatacatacaatctTCGTAGTATAAAGCAGTTTAGTTACGTATATGTACCGAATGGTGATGTGAAGTTTTCAAAGCTTCTCGTAGATGCCCAACCGGCGAAGCCGCTGCTTAAGGATGGCGAATGTGACGAGGAAAGCCTGGCCTGCGGAGATGGTACGTGTCTTCCGGCTCTATATTTTTGTGATGGAAGCGTCGATTGTCCCGATAGCTCTGACGAAGGATGGTGTGGTAAGAAATACAAAGAATGCACATAcattcgttaaaaaatatgtaaaaaatgacacttatttttccattaacaatgtaaaaataaaataatatacattttataatatatttcagtcattaataaaaacatcaaTCTGTTATAGACATGAGACACGATATAAATGCTGCGTCAGTTTGTGACGCGCAGAAATGCCAGTTACCAAATTGTTGGTGCTCTAAGGATGGAACTCAAATTCCAGGAAATTTTACTGCACTCGCGATTCCACAAATGATAGCGATCACTTTTGATGATGCTGTAAATGCtgaaaattttgaactttACTCAAGTaagttaataagaaattaatgttaccgatcaaaaaattaactatgatttattattttctgtgtTCTTGTttcctatatttttttattaataagaatttctttagcataaaagaagtttattatagaaaataattatttaatttacagaaatttttaCGAATGACAGAAAAAATCCCAATGGCTGTACTATAAAAGGTACTTTCTATATTAGTCATCAGTTTACAAATTACAGAGACGTGCAATATTTGTGGAACACCGGTCACGAAATAGCTGCACATTCCGTTACGTAAGTATTCTATATTTTGAatgtaaagagaaaaagaagctATAATAAGGAAAGTTATTTAGAATCGCTTGATTCgataaacgtaaaataaatcgaaaattatttcatagaCATCGTGGACCCGAAGAATGGTGGTCGAAGAATGCGACAATCGAAGACTGGTTTGACGAGATGGTCGGAATAGCAAACATCATCAAAAAATATGCAGCGGTTCGCATTGGAGATATCAGAggtaaaaatgtcattttcaatatcaagatcaaataaaaaagaaaagctcttaataaaaatttttcatacataatttttcagaatttttatgtaaatttcaatatttttctgaattttatataattttataattttacaatatatttcagatttgattgatgcaaattaaatttttttgaaaaatgttgagAGAAAGTCTACATCTTTCCTAGAATACTCCATACatataaattctgaaatattctaagatttctcattttataatttctgataaaatcatataaaatctgaaaaggtttaaaatattttttagaaatcagGATATGAGAATCTCAGaaatcttagaatatttcaaaatttacataaagaataattttttacatataaaaagaaaaggtaCAGATATTCTCTGTATTTCTGTAAAACgtttatacaaaatgttttaaatcttataaaaattttgagaaaaatttcatgtacaaatataaattatataatctgatttattataaatatatgtatatgttctTTCAATGGTTATGTTCAAGAAAACGTcgagtatttataaaacaatatatgttTGCCACAGGAGTAAGAGCACCTTTTCTACAAGTCGGATGGAATCGCCAGTTTCTAATGATGTCTGAATTTGGCTTCGTTTACGATTCCTCTATTGTCGCACCTTTTTCCGATCCACCTTTTTGGCCTTACACACTCGACTACAGGCCGCCGCATCCATGCATACGTGCAGGGCAACTCTGCCCTACCCGTTCTTATCCGAATATCTGGGAACTACCTCTAAATCAACTTTTGGCAAATGTACGTAAATTAAATGCCAAGTAGAAATTGATTAGTAtcgtaaaaaaactttttctatTGTTAATTGCGAAATgttgtaatacaaaaataaacttattgaatttttaggaTTACACATGCAGTACTGTGGACTCATGTCCCCCCGACTTATCTGGCGAAGAAGTTTATAAGATGCTCATGCTAAACTTTAAGAGGCATTATCTTACTAATCGCGCGCCTCTCGGTCTACACTTTCATGCATCATGGTTTCAAAAtccaatgtatttttatgcatttaatgtAAGTAGAAtttcaaacattattattattattattattattattattattattaaaatcgatGTCGTTTATTGTTAACTAACACAAACATATGTTTATGTTCCACTGAAAAAATATCAGTATGCAATTTAATAAGCTCAAAATCATATAAGAAATGTCAGCATAAAGATCGAATAAGACTTgtctttaattgttttttacatgtcaatttatattttcttattagtatttatattatttctgtttaatcataaaaagttaaatatttatttttatatgtaattagaAATTCATTGACGATCTACTTCGGTTGGATGATGTGTTTTTCGTCACAAATCATCAAATTGTGGAGTGGATGCGCAGACCAACACCTTTGAACGAAATTGAAAAGTTTGCACCATGGCAATGTGCGAAACGACATTTTGAACCGTACGAGATGGCATGTGACTTGCCAAATAGTTGCAAATTGCCCAGTAAAGTTCTTAAATCATACAGGTATTTACATACATGTTTTGAATGTCCAAAACAATATCCATGGTTGAGAAACGAATTCGGGACTGAGTGAAAATGGTAGAAGCGACTTATTAGGACTTGTTAACCTATGTTGCTTGTATATTATCAAGAGTTCACATAAGTACCTTACTTAGatgtgcaattatattatttattataaatgtagaCATAAAAACATGTATCTTTGTAAGAAAATggcatttattttctatatataagtttcctcaatttataatgtaaaataaattatatttttacttaaaaaaatagaaacgtgtaagaaaaaaaatgataatccTTACTCAgatgtaatacatattaaatgtaaaggGTTTTCCTGTTTATCCTTCTTGTTGTATAAATGGATTCTGTATAGATTCCATGCCATCCACAGGACAAATAAGCACTACGGATGTTCCTCTGCACACTACCAAACCCAGCATACGAGTATcctgatttaatttatatggatCATCTGGATCTatacaattaagaaaattatttaaatattttaaacctCTACAAAGGAATtctattattgcaaaaaaaacttgataaaaaatggcagaacagaaaataatatattaaagttataacgtacaatatataatttacaaattataatcattcttgtaataaattagatagcatattgttattaattataacccATACCTCTAAGATATTCCTTTGTGTTGTCAAGCACCAGGTTGAGCAGAGGATCATAACCTTTAAGTATACCTTCGGCTTCTCTGCCACCAGCAAATTTCACCCTTATGTTCTTCTCGAGATACTTTGACAGATCAAGAATactctctttccttttcttctctttgtGCTCAACATTCTGttgctataaaaaaatatggaagGATGTGTTAAGGTTTGtgattaaaattcataatataataagtatgtGATGCGTTACCTGTTTTGGTGTTACTTGTTTCGCCTGTAAAAAAAACCGTGAGGTTAACTTGAGAATAAAACGTAAAGTGAGGTTATTTGTGTAGTTTCATACTTACGGACATCCTTGCGGTTATACAAagcaaagaaatttaatcagaTGTGACGGACGTTTACAGAATCAACAGAAACACGACGCCACACAACGCATCATAATgtattttcgaataaattagaataaactCGCTCCAGTTCGTTTATTCCGAATATGTCGACCGATTGTTTGACAAGTCGAGTATCGAGTTTTCCCGCGTTTAAAatcgataaatttaaatcaagatttcgatgctttttatatttttggcgggaataactttttaacagtggaatttactttttttttacaaagaaaaaacaataccAAGTACACGCaccgtataataaatttgatataaaactaGCAAAACCAGAAAActtgtagtaaaaaaaaattaattatctaatataattatatcttttgtatatctataaattataaaaaaattaacatgtaaaataatatataataataataatatttcttacatttttttattatggacAAAATTCGGAAAATAAAAACTaggagcaaaaaattaataaaagaacaatAGAGCATTTCGTAAAAgcttgaatttatttgtatctgattttataaaaaaatacatgtcaaTCAAATGCATCGAATGCATGATGTACATGAACAATGTTAGTACAATTAAAGTATGTAACTACTTTT is part of the Monomorium pharaonis isolate MP-MQ-018 chromosome 2, ASM1337386v2, whole genome shotgun sequence genome and encodes:
- the LOC105835410 gene encoding chitin deacetylase 1, which encodes MRSRLCFVLITLLAVSANIAAEKGKSGEVPCIDDNKFYRNPKAPSHSIWSPAECAKYFLCLDDEVFEFKCSEGLLFDVSRQICDFKTNVDNCDVTSDAQPAKPLLKDGECDEESLACGDGTCLPALYFCDGSVDCPDSSDEGWCDMRHDINAASVCDAQKCQLPNCWCSKDGTQIPGNFTALAIPQMIAITFDDAVNAENFELYSKIFTNDRKNPNGCTIKGTFYISHQFTNYRDVQYLWNTGHEIAAHSVTHRGPEEWWSKNATIEDWFDEMVGIANIIKKYAAVRIGDIRGVRAPFLQVGWNRQFLMMSEFGFVYDSSIVAPFSDPPFWPYTLDYRPPHPCIRAGQLCPTRSYPNIWELPLNQLLANDYTCSTVDSCPPDLSGEEVYKMLMLNFKRHYLTNRAPLGLHFHASWFQNPMYFYAFNKFIDDLLRLDDVFFVTNHQIVEWMRRPTPLNEIEKFAPWQCAKRHFEPYEMACDLPNSCKLPSKVLKSYRYLHTCFECPKQYPWLRNEFGTE
- the LOC105835409 gene encoding U6 snRNA-associated Sm-like protein LSm7, with translation MSAKQVTPKQQQNVEHKEKKRKESILDLSKYLEKNIRVKFAGGREAEGILKGYDPLLNLVLDNTKEYLRDPDDPYKLNQDTRMLGLVVCRGTSVVLICPVDGMESIQNPFIQQEG